The following coding sequences lie in one Candidatus Methylomirabilota bacterium genomic window:
- a CDS encoding DUF222 domain-containing protein: MNIAELNRLGDEIAELSAHLNAATARLLDLIREFDARGGWNNGFRSCAHWLAWRVGLDLGAAREKVRVARALGNLPRLARALATGELSYAKVRALTRVATLETEERLLAVGRAGTAEHVERIVRGWRWMDRKAEAQDADRQHRARSLHVYQDADGTVRVRGRLAPEVGALLMKALDAAREALYQQARERQARAVRDDVSAETSPAMQTPEIPTMEQQQADALGLLAETALHHGLDPGAPGERYQVVVHVDAPVLADSEHPGQSVLEDGVRVSAETSQRLACDASQVVMGHDAEGRLLEVGVRTRTIPPALRRALQHRDQACRFPGCNVRFGQGHHIRHWAQGGPTTLSNLALLCRRHHRAVHEEGYQVERRADGALEFRHPYGWLIPDVPEPSAVEGDPVRTIRARNEAEGLTLGAHTATPGWLGERLDVGYAIDVLHPLARNG; this comes from the coding sequence ATGAACATCGCCGAGCTGAACCGCCTTGGCGACGAGATCGCCGAGCTGTCTGCGCACCTGAACGCTGCCACCGCCCGGCTCCTCGACCTCATTCGCGAGTTCGACGCTCGCGGCGGCTGGAACAACGGCTTCCGCTCCTGCGCTCACTGGCTGGCCTGGCGCGTGGGCCTCGACCTCGGCGCTGCCCGCGAGAAGGTGCGCGTCGCCCGCGCGCTCGGCAACCTGCCGCGCCTGGCCCGCGCGCTGGCCACCGGCGAGCTGTCCTACGCCAAGGTCCGCGCCCTCACCCGCGTGGCCACCCTGGAGACCGAGGAGCGCTTGCTGGCCGTCGGCCGCGCCGGCACCGCGGAGCACGTCGAGCGCATCGTCCGCGGCTGGCGCTGGATGGATCGCAAGGCCGAGGCCCAGGACGCCGACCGCCAGCACAGGGCCCGCTCGCTGCACGTGTATCAGGACGCCGACGGTACGGTCCGGGTCCGCGGGCGCCTGGCCCCCGAGGTCGGGGCGCTGCTGATGAAGGCTCTGGACGCCGCGCGGGAGGCCCTGTACCAGCAGGCGCGCGAGCGGCAGGCGCGAGCCGTTCGCGACGACGTTTCCGCGGAGACGTCGCCGGCCATGCAGACGCCGGAGATACCGACGATGGAGCAGCAGCAGGCCGACGCCCTGGGCCTGCTGGCCGAGACGGCGCTCCACCACGGCCTCGATCCGGGCGCCCCGGGCGAGCGTTACCAGGTGGTCGTCCACGTGGACGCTCCGGTGCTGGCCGACAGCGAGCATCCCGGCCAGTCGGTGCTGGAGGACGGCGTTCGCGTTTCCGCGGAAACGTCCCAGCGCCTGGCCTGTGACGCCAGCCAGGTGGTCATGGGCCACGACGCCGAGGGCCGGCTGCTAGAGGTCGGGGTCCGCACGCGCACGATCCCGCCCGCGCTACGCCGGGCGCTCCAGCACCGCGACCAGGCCTGTCGCTTCCCGGGCTGCAACGTCCGGTTCGGCCAGGGCCATCACATCCGTCACTGGGCGCAGGGTGGCCCCACCACGCTGTCCAACCTCGCGCTGCTGTGTCGCCGGCATCACCGAGCGGTGCACGAGGAGGGTTACCAGGTGGAGCGCCGGGCGGACGGCGCGCTGGAGTTCCGGCATCCGTATGGGTGGTTGATCCCCGACGTCCCCGAGCCCTCCGCCGTAGAAGGCGACCCCGTCCGGACCATCCGGGCCCGCAACGAGGCCGAGGGGCTTACACTCGGCGCCCACACGGCGACGCCCGGCTGGCTGGGTGAGCGCCTGGATGTGGGCTATGCGATCGACGTGCTCCACCCCTTGGCGAGGAACGGTTGA
- a CDS encoding cupin domain-containing protein, which produces MALQVRRVITGHDASGRAVVKIDEVSKNIVSSRPGAAACVVWTTEGFPVNNDGQGDEGLRKVGTTLANGTVFRVIEFAPGVAARNHRTDSIDYIVVMSGEIDMELDGSTVHLKAGDVMVQRGTIHNWVNKGARPCVLAVVLVDAKSVEAGGKVLTAVG; this is translated from the coding sequence ATGGCGCTTCAGGTTCGTCGCGTGATCACCGGACACGACGCCAGCGGGCGGGCGGTCGTCAAGATCGACGAGGTGTCCAAGAATATCGTCTCCAGCCGGCCGGGCGCCGCGGCCTGCGTCGTCTGGACCACGGAGGGCTTTCCGGTCAACAACGACGGCCAGGGCGACGAGGGGCTTCGCAAGGTCGGCACCACCCTGGCCAACGGCACGGTCTTCCGCGTCATCGAGTTCGCCCCGGGCGTGGCGGCCCGCAACCACCGTACGGACTCGATCGACTACATCGTCGTCATGTCGGGCGAGATCGACATGGAGCTCGACGGCTCCACGGTCCACCTCAAAGCCGGCGACGTGATGGTCCAGCGCGGCACGATCCACAACTGGGTCAACAAGGGCGCCCGGCCCTGCGTGCTGGCGGTGGTCCTCGTCGACGCGAAATCCGTCGAGGCCGGGGGCAAGGTCTTGACGGCGGTAGGCTAA
- a CDS encoding 5-methyltetrahydropteroyltriglutamate--homocysteine methyltransferase, whose amino-acid sequence MPGISTTVVGSYPQPDWLVDKTQYRLNPVPRVRLPRIWRVGEPWLREAQDDAVRLAVANMEAAGIDVVTDGEQRRESYFNEFANALEGLDRERPGTALSRRGTPTPVPRVIGPIARTRPVNLRDARFLRAVTDRPIKVTVPGPFTMTQLAQDEYYKDPERLAEAYAVAVNAELRDLEAVADVLQLDEPYLQAQPERARAYAVPVIDRALAGIRKPTIVHLCFGYAFTVKDKPSGYSFLPELDRCAASHVSIEAAQPRLDLAILAALPSKTIVLGVLDLNDPVAESPATVAARLEAALRHVPAARLVAAPDCGMKYLSRELAFAKLRALAAGARG is encoded by the coding sequence GTGCCCGGCATCTCGACCACGGTTGTCGGCAGCTATCCCCAACCGGACTGGCTCGTCGACAAGACGCAGTACCGGCTCAATCCGGTCCCCCGTGTGCGCCTGCCCCGGATCTGGCGTGTCGGCGAGCCGTGGCTCCGCGAAGCTCAGGACGACGCCGTGCGGCTGGCCGTGGCCAACATGGAAGCGGCGGGCATCGACGTCGTCACCGACGGCGAGCAGCGCCGGGAGAGCTACTTCAACGAGTTCGCCAACGCCCTGGAGGGGCTCGACCGCGAACGGCCAGGCACCGCGCTCAGCCGGCGGGGCACGCCGACGCCCGTGCCGCGCGTGATCGGGCCCATCGCCCGCACCCGGCCGGTGAACCTGCGCGACGCCCGGTTCCTGCGCGCGGTGACGGACCGGCCCATCAAGGTCACGGTGCCGGGGCCGTTCACGATGACCCAGCTCGCCCAGGACGAGTACTACAAGGACCCGGAGCGGCTGGCCGAGGCCTACGCGGTGGCCGTCAACGCCGAGCTGCGCGACCTGGAGGCGGTCGCCGACGTCCTGCAGCTCGACGAGCCGTATCTGCAGGCCCAGCCCGAGCGCGCCCGGGCCTATGCGGTCCCGGTGATCGACCGGGCCCTGGCCGGCATCCGCAAGCCGACCATCGTCCACCTCTGCTTCGGCTACGCCTTCACGGTGAAGGACAAGCCCAGCGGCTACTCGTTCCTGCCCGAGCTGGACCGCTGCGCGGCCTCCCACGTCTCCATCGAGGCGGCGCAGCCCAGGCTGGACCTGGCGATCCTGGCCGCCCTGCCGTCCAAGACCATCGTGCTCGGCGTGCTGGACCTCAACGACCCGGTCGCGGAGTCGCCGGCCACGGTGGCGGCGCGGCTGGAGGCCGCCCTGCGTCACGTGCCGGCGGCGCGTCTGGTCGCCGCGCCGGACTGCGGGATGAAGTACCTGTCACGCGAGCTGGCCTTCGCCAAGCTCCGTGCCCTTGCTGCGGGGGCGCGGGGCTGA
- a CDS encoding HNH endonuclease, with the protein MTQAADDQDTAVRLRAFDFLREQRRRFGDASLPRAVLERGFDFEGVRVPLIGPQGIFKPAILPEVPLTITTAPPVEHRERPYDDGFIDGGFLRYRYRGTDPNHRDNVGPRLAMQRQAPLIYLHGIVPGLYEPAWPVFIVEDHPDTLTFIVAIDDQLGVSAPWQFNDPAALTARRQYVTAVVRQRLHQRSFRERVLRAYQQCCSICRLRHGELLEAAHILPDGHPLGEPVVPNGLALCKLHHAAFDSYIIGVTPDLEVKVRLDVLEEIDGPMLQHGLQGFQGRRIHVPPADHLKPNRDFLAERYALFRTAS; encoded by the coding sequence ATGACGCAGGCCGCGGACGATCAGGACACCGCGGTCCGGCTCCGCGCGTTCGACTTCCTTCGCGAGCAGCGGCGCCGCTTCGGCGACGCGTCGCTCCCGCGAGCAGTCCTCGAGCGCGGCTTCGACTTTGAGGGCGTCAGAGTCCCCCTCATCGGTCCGCAGGGGATATTCAAGCCGGCCATCCTGCCAGAGGTACCGCTCACCATCACGACGGCCCCGCCGGTCGAACATCGGGAGCGTCCTTACGACGACGGGTTCATCGACGGCGGGTTCCTCCGTTATCGGTATCGGGGCACCGATCCGAACCACCGAGACAACGTCGGGCCGCGCTTAGCCATGCAGCGGCAGGCTCCGCTCATCTACCTGCACGGCATCGTTCCAGGACTCTACGAGCCAGCGTGGCCGGTGTTCATCGTGGAGGATCATCCCGATACGCTGACCTTCATCGTGGCGATCGATGACCAGCTCGGGGTATCGGCGCCGTGGCAGTTCAACGACCCGGCGGCGCTGACTGCGCGACGGCAGTACGTGACAGCGGTAGTCCGGCAGCGCCTGCACCAGCGCAGCTTCCGTGAGCGCGTGCTCCGGGCATACCAGCAATGCTGCTCTATTTGCCGGCTGCGCCACGGCGAGCTGCTGGAAGCCGCCCACATCCTGCCCGACGGCCATCCGCTCGGTGAGCCGGTCGTCCCGAACGGCCTCGCCCTCTGCAAGCTCCATCACGCCGCGTTCGATTCGTACATCATCGGCGTCACGCCGGATCTCGAGGTCAAGGTGCGGCTCGACGTGCTGGAGGAGATCGACGGGCCGATGCTCCAGCATGGGCTCCAGGGCTTTCAGGGCCGGCGGATCCACGTGCCGCCCGCCGACCATCTCAAGCCGAATCGCGACTTCCTGGCTGAGCGTTACGCGCTGTTCCGGACGGCGAGCTGA